One window of the Shewanella maritima genome contains the following:
- a CDS encoding hybrid sensor histidine kinase/response regulator has product MNLTLVVGVIAICYVTLLFILAWGAERWFTKITKKVQVWIYGLSLAVYCSSWTFLGTVGQAANDLWSFLPIFVGPIIIFTLGFGMLRKMVAVSKTQNITSVADFIASRYGKSQSLAALVTLIAVFGIMPYIALQLKAMMLSLNLFQTEPSSTSSLAMPMLITVILAVFAILFGTRKLDATEHNPGMMVAIAFESLVKLTAFLLVGLVISFGYFDGFGDIWRQANAADLVEFGEIRVGALLPELIVGMAAFLCMPRQFHVMVVECAGENVLQKGRWIFPVYIALFAIFVAPLALAGKLLLGDGVSGDTYVINLPLALEHPFIAVIALLGTLSAATGMVIVAVVTISVMVSNEWLVPLMLKTGRIREKNFSQFSHFLLNARRLAIVVILGFGYLSYLTLGESDSLSNLGMLSFGAFAQLAPALIGGLYWKYGNRSGVYLGLIVGFSLWCLILVQGADGIGDSRIIGSDTGLLSAINPNVSDALIALIANIVCYVLGSLWFRAGVAERMQASSFVHPAIPEKDSSKRSGPISQQDLLILASRFVSPTRAYEAFSRFSPDAVKSDAWHKAASDELIAHTEHMLSGVLGASSAALVMDSVLRGRDLALDEVFSLVDEASSKIVLSQDMLRGAIEHAYEGMSVVDKDLNLVAWNYKYAELYQYPEGFLTQGMPISEVIRFNATRGYCGVGDIEEQVRVRVQHMLNGTAHTSERQRKDGKVIKIQGNPMPSGGFVMTFTDITQYREQEKALTLANETLEERVKERTYELALLNSELMESKAQEELANASKTRFLAAVGHDLMQPLNAARLFTASLSQYPNLDLEAKNTINHVNSSLKTAGELLTDLLDISKLDSGTVEVNRRDFAVSEILQGLAVEFDAMAEDNNIRFNTQISQATVNSDPALLRRILQNFLTNAYRYARGGKVLLGCRHRQNQLEIQVLDTGCGIESDKIKEIFQEFKRLNHPSSRNVSGLGLGLAIADRIAKVLGHEINVSSELGSGSVFSIMVPLGQAASQVVSKPKPSIAQPLAGVKVLCIDNEEAILAGLESLLTRWHCEVVCAKDLSDARIKLGLKGVAPDIVLADYHLDDDQNGVDAMDGIRARYGEHLPGILITANTNKALVEDVEQRGYHYMAKMIKPAALRALMSSLVKAK; this is encoded by the coding sequence ATGAACTTAACCCTAGTGGTCGGCGTCATTGCGATTTGCTATGTCACCTTACTGTTCATTCTGGCGTGGGGAGCTGAGCGCTGGTTTACCAAGATCACCAAAAAAGTTCAGGTGTGGATTTATGGCTTAAGTTTGGCGGTTTATTGCTCGTCATGGACCTTCCTTGGCACCGTAGGGCAGGCTGCAAATGATTTATGGTCGTTCTTACCCATATTTGTCGGCCCTATTATTATATTTACTTTAGGTTTTGGCATGCTGCGTAAAATGGTGGCGGTGTCCAAAACGCAAAATATCACTTCAGTTGCAGACTTTATCGCCTCTCGGTATGGTAAATCTCAAAGCCTAGCCGCACTGGTTACCTTAATTGCCGTATTTGGCATCATGCCGTATATCGCGCTGCAACTTAAAGCCATGATGCTCAGCCTGAACTTATTTCAAACTGAGCCAAGTAGTACCAGCTCGCTAGCGATGCCAATGCTTATTACGGTCATTTTGGCAGTATTTGCAATTTTATTCGGCACGCGCAAACTGGATGCTACCGAGCACAACCCTGGCATGATGGTGGCGATTGCATTTGAGTCATTGGTAAAGCTCACTGCGTTTTTGCTGGTGGGCTTAGTGATTAGCTTTGGTTATTTTGATGGTTTTGGTGATATTTGGCGTCAAGCTAACGCAGCAGATTTGGTTGAGTTTGGCGAGATACGTGTGGGCGCTTTATTACCTGAGCTTATTGTCGGCATGGCGGCGTTTTTATGTATGCCAAGGCAATTCCACGTTATGGTGGTTGAGTGTGCCGGTGAGAATGTGCTGCAAAAAGGCCGCTGGATTTTCCCTGTTTATATCGCGTTATTTGCCATATTTGTCGCGCCACTGGCTCTGGCGGGCAAGCTGCTGCTTGGCGATGGCGTGTCAGGCGACACTTATGTGATCAACTTGCCGCTTGCTTTAGAGCACCCCTTTATTGCGGTTATCGCCTTACTGGGTACCTTATCTGCGGCTACGGGGATGGTGATTGTTGCAGTGGTGACCATAAGCGTGATGGTCAGTAACGAATGGCTAGTGCCGTTAATGCTCAAAACAGGGCGTATTCGTGAAAAGAACTTTAGCCAGTTTTCTCATTTCCTACTTAATGCCCGCCGCTTAGCCATAGTAGTGATACTCGGCTTCGGTTATTTAAGCTATTTAACCTTAGGCGAAAGTGACTCGCTATCTAATTTAGGTATGCTGTCGTTTGGTGCTTTTGCTCAGCTCGCACCTGCATTAATTGGTGGCTTGTATTGGAAGTATGGCAATCGCTCAGGCGTTTATTTAGGCCTTATTGTTGGCTTTAGCTTGTGGTGTTTGATTTTAGTGCAGGGCGCTGATGGTATTGGTGATAGCCGTATTATTGGTAGCGACACAGGTTTGCTAAGTGCTATCAACCCCAACGTCAGTGATGCATTAATTGCGCTGATTGCCAATATTGTCTGCTATGTACTCGGCTCGCTATGGTTTAGAGCCGGCGTTGCTGAGCGTATGCAAGCCAGCAGTTTTGTTCACCCCGCAATACCTGAAAAAGATAGTAGCAAGCGCTCTGGCCCTATCTCTCAACAAGACTTATTAATCCTTGCTAGCCGTTTTGTGAGTCCAACGCGGGCGTATGAAGCCTTTAGTCGGTTCTCGCCTGATGCGGTAAAAAGTGATGCCTGGCATAAAGCGGCATCTGACGAGCTAATTGCCCATACAGAGCATATGCTATCAGGGGTATTGGGTGCATCGAGCGCCGCTTTGGTGATGGACTCGGTACTTAGAGGGCGCGATTTAGCCCTAGATGAAGTATTTAGTCTGGTTGATGAGGCCTCCTCTAAGATTGTGCTTAGCCAAGACATGCTGCGCGGCGCGATTGAACATGCTTATGAGGGCATGAGTGTGGTCGATAAAGATTTAAATCTTGTAGCCTGGAATTATAAGTATGCCGAGCTTTATCAGTACCCTGAGGGCTTTTTGACACAAGGCATGCCGATTAGTGAAGTTATTCGCTTTAATGCTACCCGAGGCTACTGTGGCGTGGGTGACATTGAAGAGCAAGTTCGTGTGCGCGTGCAGCACATGCTTAACGGCACCGCTCACACCTCTGAGCGACAACGCAAAGACGGTAAGGTGATTAAAATTCAAGGCAACCCTATGCCAAGTGGCGGTTTTGTGATGACCTTTACCGACATTACTCAATACCGTGAGCAAGAAAAGGCATTAACGCTGGCGAATGAAACCTTGGAAGAGCGGGTAAAAGAGCGTACTTATGAACTGGCATTACTCAACAGTGAGTTAATGGAGTCAAAAGCTCAAGAAGAACTGGCTAATGCATCAAAAACCCGTTTTTTGGCCGCGGTTGGACATGACTTAATGCAGCCGCTAAACGCTGCAAGATTATTTACTGCATCATTATCTCAATATCCAAACCTAGATCTTGAAGCCAAGAACACCATTAATCACGTCAATAGCTCATTAAAAACTGCAGGTGAGTTACTAACTGATTTGCTTGATATTTCTAAGCTAGATAGTGGCACGGTTGAAGTGAATCGCCGCGACTTTGCGGTATCAGAAATACTGCAAGGTTTAGCAGTAGAATTTGACGCCATGGCTGAAGATAACAATATCCGCTTTAACACCCAGATTAGTCAGGCGACGGTTAACTCCGACCCAGCATTGCTTAGACGAATTTTGCAGAACTTTCTCACCAATGCCTACCGTTATGCCAGAGGTGGCAAGGTGCTGCTAGGTTGTCGTCATCGTCAAAATCAGCTAGAAATCCAGGTGCTTGATACTGGCTGTGGCATTGAAAGTGATAAAATAAAAGAGATTTTTCAGGAGTTTAAACGCCTTAATCACCCTAGTAGCCGTAATGTGAGTGGTTTAGGGCTTGGGCTGGCTATCGCTGATCGCATTGCTAAAGTGCTTGGTCATGAAATTAACGTCAGCTCTGAGCTCGGGAGCGGCTCAGTATTCTCGATTATGGTGCCGTTAGGGCAAGCTGCCAGCCAGGTCGTGAGTAAGCCGAAACCTTCGATTGCTCAACCGCTTGCTGGCGTAAAAGTGCTTTGTATCGATAATGAAGAGGCGATTCTAGCAGGGCTTGAATCTTTGCTTACTCGCTGGCATTGCGAAGTGGTGTGCGCCAAAGATCTCAGTGATGCTCGGATTAAACTCGGCCTTAAAGGTGTCGCCCCAGACATTGTACTTGCCGATTATCATTTAGATGATGACCAAAATGGTGTTGATGCTATGGATGGTATTCGTGCGCGCTATGGTGAGCATTTGCCTGGCATCTTAATCACTGCCAACACCAACAAAGCGCTGGTGGAAGATGTCGAGCAGCGCGGTTATCACTATATGGCGAAGATGATTAAGCCTGCGGCGTTGCGAGCGCTAATGTCGAGCTTGGTTAAAGCTAAATAA